Proteins found in one Phocoena sinus isolate mPhoSin1 chromosome 19, mPhoSin1.pri, whole genome shotgun sequence genomic segment:
- the CDH5 gene encoding cadherin-5 has protein sequence MQVFVMLLAAGGTCLGLLAAAAVAVNPDRPNPPSSLPIHRRQKRDWIWNQMHIDEEKNGSLPHYVGKIKSSVNRKNTKYQLKGESAGKVFQVDESTGDVYAFERLDREKISEYQLIALVVDKNTEKNLESPSSFTIKVHDINDNWPVFTHRVFNASVPEMSGIGTSVIQVTAMDADDPTVADHASVVYQLLKGEEHFSIRGSGLIVTANKNLDREKQAKYEIVVEARDAQGLRGESGTATVLISLQDVNDNFPIFTQSRYLFSVPEDIRVGSPLGSLFVEDPDEPQNRKTKYSIVQGEYRDTFTIEPDPSRNEGIIKPMKPLDYERIRQYSFTIEATDPTIDLRYLSSTSTKNIARVIINVTDVDEPPAFQQPFYHFQLRENQKKPLIGSVLAVDPDAAKRSIRYSIRRTSDKGQFFGITKQGNIYNEKELDREVYPWCNLTVEAKELDSSGTPTGKESIVQVHIEVLDENDNAPEFAKPYEPKVCENAAQGKLVVQISAIDKDITPRDAKFKFSLSTEDSNFTLTDNHDNTANITVKYGYFDRERTKVHQLPVLISDNGRPSLTGTSMLDVTVCKCNERGEFTLCEEVAAQVGISIQALVAIFLCILTITVITLLMILRRRLRKQARAHGKSVPEIHEQLVTYDEEGGGEMDTTSYDVSVLNSVRHGGTKPPRPALDTRPSLYAQVQKPPRHAPGAHGPGEMAAMIEVKKDEADHDGGGPPYDTLHIYGYEGAESIAESLSSLGTDSSDSDIDYDFLNDWGPRFKMLAELYGSDPREELVY, from the exons ATGCAGGTGTTCGTGATGCTGCTGGCTGCAGGGGGCACCTGCCTGGGCCTGCTGGCAGCAGCTGCAGTGGCAGTCAACCCTGACCGACCCAACCCCCCCAGCTCGCTGCCCATTCACCGGCGCCAGAAGAGAGACTGGATCTGGAACCAGATGCACATCGATGAAGAGAAAAACGGCTCACTGCCCCACTATGTGGGCAAG ATTAAATCAAGCGTGAACCGCAAGAACACCAAGTACCAGCTCAAAGGAGAGTCTGCCGGCAAGGTCTTCCAGGTTGATGAGAGCACAGGTGACGTGTATGCCTTTGAGAGGCTGGACAGGGAGAAGATCTCTGAGTACCAACTCATCGCCCTCGTGGTGGACAAGAACACTGAGAAGAACCTGGAGTCTCCTTCCAGCTTCACCATCAAAGTTCACGATATCAATGACAACTGGCCTGTGTTCACGCACCGGGTGTTCAATGCCTCCGTGCCCGAGATGTCAGGGATAG GGACCTCGGTCATCCAGGTGACAGCAATGGATGCAGATGACCCCACTGTGGCAGACCACGCCTCTGTCGTGTACCAACTCCTGAAGGGAGAAGAACATTTCAGCATCCGTGGTTCTG GACTAATTGTCACAGCGAACAAAAACCTGGACCGAGAGAAGCAGGCCAAGTACGAGATCGTGGTGGAAGCACGAGATGCCCAGGGCCTCCGGGGGGAATCGGGCACGGCCACCGTGCTGATCTCTCTGCAGGACGTCAACGACAACTTCCCCATCTTCACACAGT CCAGGTACCTATTTTCTGTGCCCGAAGACATCCGTGTGGGCAGCCCCCTGGGCTCTCTGTTTGTGGAGGACCCAGACGAGCCCCAGAACCGGAAGACAAAGTACAGCATCGTGCAGGGCGAGTACAGGGACACCTTCACCATCGAGCCTGACCCCAGCCGCAACGAGGGCATCATCAAGCCCATGAAG CCCCTGGACTATGAACGCATCCGGCAATACAGCTTCACCATCGAGGCCACGGACCCCACCATCGACCTCCGCTACCTGAGCAGCACCTCCACCAAGAACATCGCCCGTGTCATCATCAACGTCACAGATGTGGACGAGCCCCCCGCCTTCCAGCAGCCCTTTTACCACTTCCAACTGCGGGAGAACCAGAAGAAACCTCTGATCGGCTCAGTGCTGGCCGTGGACCCCGATGCCGCTAAGCGGAGCATCAG ATACTCCATCCGCAGGACAAGTGACAAGGGCCAGTTCTTCGGAATAACCAAGCAGGGGAATATTTACAATGAGAAGGAGCTGGACAGAGAAGTCTACCCCTGGTGTAACCTGACAGTGGAGGCCAAAGAGCTGGATTCTAGTG GGACCCCCACGGGCAAAGAATCCATTGTGCAGGTCCACATCGAAGTTTTGGATGAGAACGACAACGCCCCAGAGTTTGCCAAGCCCTACGAGCCCAAAGTGTGTGAGAACGCTGCCCAGGGCAAG CTGGTCGTGCAAATCTCGGCAATAGACAAGGATATAACACCACGAGATGCGAAGTTCAAGTTTTCCCTGAGCACTGAGGACAGCAACTTCACCCTCACGGATAATCACG ATAACACGGCCAACATCACAGTCAAGTACGGGTATTTTGACCGAGAGCGCACCAAGGTCCACCAGCTGCCCGTGCTCATCTCGGACAACGGGAGGCCGAGCCTCACAGGCACCAGCATGCTGGATGTGACCGTGTGCAAGTGCAACGAACGCGGCGAGTTCACCTTGTGTGAGGAGGTGGCCGCCCAGGTGGGCATCAGCATCCAGGCGCTGGTAGCTATCttcctctgcatcctcaccatCACAG TGATCACCCTCCTCATGATCCTGCGGCGGCGGCTCCGGAAGCAGGCCCGCGCCCACGGCAAGAGCGTGCCGGAGATCCACGAGCAGCTGGTCACCTACGACGAGGAGGGCGGCGGCGAGATGGACACCACCAGCTACGACGTGTCGGTGCTCAACTCGGTGCGCCACGGTGGGACCAAGCCCCCGCGGCCGGCGCTGGACACGCGGCCGTCCCTCTACGCACAGGTGCAGAAGCCGCCGCGGCACGCGCCTGGGGCGCACGGGCCCGGGGAGATGGCCGCGATGATCGAGGTGAAGAAGGACGAGGCGGACCACGACGGCGGCGGCCCACCCTACGACACGCTGCACATCTACGGCTACGAGGGCGCCGAGTCCATCGCCGAGTCCCTCAGCTCCCTGGGCACCGATTCATCTGACTCGGACATCGATTATGACTTTCTCAATgactgggggcccaggttcaagaTGCTGGCCGAGCTGTATGGCTCGGACCCCCGGGAGGAGCTGGTGTATTAG